Proteins encoded by one window of Juglans regia cultivar Chandler chromosome 15, Walnut 2.0, whole genome shotgun sequence:
- the LOC108992309 gene encoding blue copper protein 1b-like: protein MRMKMAFTFGAQRFILLAIAASFLVVGEARTIVVGGSEGWRFGFNYTDWALKTSPFYLNDKLVFKYAPPSDTSVAPNVYLLPNLLSYLACNFSSAKLLANETQGSGEGFEYLLNRWRPAYFASTAEDGSHCREGQMKFFAIPWWHPN, encoded by the exons ATGAGAATGAAGATGGCTTTTACTTTTGGTGCACAACGATTCATTCTACTTGCAATTGCAGCCTCTTTCTTGGTAGTTGGTGAGGCTAGAACCATTGTTGTCGGAGGCTCAGAAGGCTGGCGTTTTGGCTTCAACTACACAGATTGGGCTCTCAAAACAAGTCCTTTCTACCTGAACGATAAATTAG TATTCAAATATGCACCCCCAAGTGACACCTCTGTTGCTCCAAATGTCTACCTACTACCAAACCTATTGAGCTATTTGGCATGTAACTTCAGTAGTGCGAAACTGCTGGCAAACGAAACACAAGGAAGTGGCGAAGGTTTTGAGTATTTGCTGAACCGCTGGAGGCCTGCATACTTTGCTTCTACTGCAGAGGATGGCAGTCACTGCAGGGAGGGGCAGATGAAGTTCTTTGCCATTCCATGGTGGCATCCGAATTAG
- the LOC108992311 gene encoding blue copper protein 1b-like — MRMKMAFTFGAQGFILLAIAASFLVVGEARTIVVGGSEGWRFGFNYTDWALKTSPFYLNDKLVFKYAPPSDNSVAPNVYLLPNVLSYMACNFSSAKLLATETQGNGKGFEFVLNRWRPAYFASTAEDGSHCSEGQMKFFAIPWPRPN; from the exons ATGAGAATGAAGATGGCTTTTACTTTTGGTGCACAAGGATTCATTCTTCTTGCAATTGCAGCCTCTTTCTTGGTAGTTGGTGAGGCTAGAACCATTGTTGTCGGAGGCTCAGAAGGCTGGCGTTTTGGCTTCAACTACACAGATTGGGCTCTCAAAACAAGTCCTTTCTACCTGAACGATAAATTAG TATTCAAATACGCACCCCCAAGTGACAACTCTGTTGCTCCAAATGTTTACCTACTACCAAATGTATTGAGCTATATGGCATGTAACTTCAGCAGTGCGAAGCTGCTGGCAACCGAAACACAAGGAAATGGTAAAGGTTTTGAGTTTGTGCTGAACCGCTGGAGGCCTGCATACTTCGCTTCTACTGCGGAGGATGGCAGTCACTGCAGTGAGGGGCAGATGAAATTCTTTGCTATTCCATGGCCGCGTCCGAATTAA